Proteins co-encoded in one Brassica oleracea var. oleracea cultivar TO1000 chromosome C4, BOL, whole genome shotgun sequence genomic window:
- the LOC106340345 gene encoding uncharacterized protein LOC106340345: protein MEELGSIWFYQESMDELRQKLQYTSFELEAVKTKANEESKLHQEEVNSLLRLLKLARQERDEAKDQLQKLLAIKTNSSITESNSHGSSPVDSFLEPVSSSEFSNFNILLEPVHQMKLSNRPVNRVYNSQQRPVKVDPAEALMNEIIKGKTLPEKGKFLQTLMESGPLLQTLLVAGPLPRWRNPPPLQQSFRVPPVSNSYDILKGCSTKTTTSMLNFRSCSVPGIATGLEFAKRQRFH from the exons ATGGAAGAGTTGGGTTCTATTTGGTTTTACCAAGAG AGTATGGATGAATTAAGACAAAAGCTTCAATACACTTCCTTTGAGCTTGAAGCTGTGAAAACAAAAGCCAATGAAGAATCAAAGCTTCATCAAGAAGAAGTGAACAGTCTTCTTCGTCTCCTCAAACTCGCTCGTCAAGAAAGAGACGAAGCTAAAGATCAATTACAGAAACTCCTCGCGATTAAAACTAACTCGAGCATCACTGAGTCAAACTCGCACGGCTCTTCACCGGTTGACTCGTTCCTCGAACCGGTTTCGTCTTCCGAATTCTCCAACTTCAACATTTTACTGGAACCGGTTCACCAAATGAAACTCAGTAACCGACCCGTTAACCGGGTCTATAATTCTCAGCAGAGACCGGTTAAGGTTGATCCAGCTGAAGCTTTGATGAATGAGATCATAAAAGGCAAAACTTTACCGGAGAAAGGGAAGTTTCTTCAGACTCTGATGGAGTCAGGACCGTTGCTTCAGACACTTCTTGTCGCCGGTCCTCTTCCAAGGTGGCGTAATCCTCCGCCGCTTCAACAGAGTTTCAGGGTCCCGCCGGTTTCGAACTCGTATGATATCTTGAAAGGTTGTTCAACGAAGACAACGACGTCAATGCTCAACTTCAGAAGTTGTTCTGTTCCTGGAATTGCTACTGGATTGGAATTTGCTAAGAGACAAAGATTTCATTAG